A single window of Mycoplasma bradburyae DNA harbors:
- a CDS encoding type II toxin-antitoxin system antitoxin SocA domain-containing protein gives MSIFFDTNDWQKALSAWWLKRNKYSSLKLNKFLFLYEATINSLGEKTNFSNLLGFKNGPVYEYIWNESQDVRKKIARIKDFQNDCENVYNNHINDVNEEVAERISFIVESLTENELSEITHEFNIWKNKEKEILNNPFLKLSKNDFNDNDKKLIKELYDLYPLELVKKSMIINFNKSEFYFIFPRDKYIEMFISGELHDFENKLKEIKYNKKVHNPIFVDIDEEGDIIFD, from the coding sequence ATGATTAAAAAGAAATAAATATTCTAGTTTGAAACTAAATAAATTTTTATTTCTGTATGAAGCAACTATTAATAGTTTAGGTGAAAAAACTAATTTTTCTAATTTATTAGGTTTTAAAAACGGTCCGGTATATGAATACATTTGGAATGAATCACAAGATGTAAGAAAGAAAATTGCTAGAATTAAAGATTTTCAAAATGATTGTGAAAATGTATACAATAACCATATAAATGATGTAAATGAAGAAGTTGCAGAGAGAATATCATTTATCGTTGAATCATTAACAGAAAATGAATTATCAGAAATTACTCATGAATTTAATATTTGAAAAAATAAAGAGAAAGAGATATTAAATAATCCATTTTTAAAATTATCAAAAAATGATTTTAATGATAATGACAAAAAACTGATTAAAGAATTATATGATTTGTACCCTTTAGAATTAGTAAAAAAATCAATGATAATTAATTTTAATAAATCTGAATTTTACTTTATTTTTCCTAGAGATAAATACATTGAAATGTTTATATCTGGAGAACTTCATGATTTTGAAAATAAACTAAAAGAAATTAAATATAACAAGAAAGTTCACAATCCTATTTTTGTTGATATTGACGAAGAAGGGGATATAATTTTTGATTAA